In Myxococcus stipitatus, the following are encoded in one genomic region:
- a CDS encoding condensation domain-containing protein, whose translation MSDTNPLFSSSSMTELALRRAAEHPELRAYTFLVDGEEEELHFTYAELDQRARTIAGFLQSQGAQGERVLLLYPPGLDYVAAFVGCLYAGAIAVPAYPPDPMRLSRTLPRLEALIADAEARFALTTEFIQGMSGALGEQSPRLAALAWVATDTLDDSAASAWKAPTLSPDSPAFIQYTSGSTGTPRGVMLSHRNLLHNSAAIHRCFEHSTESKGVIWLPPYHDMGLIGGVLQPLAGGFPVVLMSPLDFLRKPLRWLQAISRHRGTTSGGPNFAFDLCLRKTTPEQRAALDLSCWDVAFNGAEPVRADTIHRFAELFGPSGFRKEAFYPCYGLAEGTLIASGGRKSVPPIIRTFEQAALLKGEAVEVSSEAPPSDEAHPHVGCGVSVLDQELLIADPDSGVPLPPGRVGEIWVTGQSVAQGYWQQPELSERTFRARRGDTGTGAWLRTGDLGFLLGGELFVTGRIKDLIILRGRNLYPQDLERSIEGLHPALRPGCCAAFSVDTGGEERLVLVHEVDPGKLSEPAALVDALRQVLALKHEVHLHGVVLIAPGSIPKTSSGKIQRRACRAMYLAGELEVVTQSDATEHVASSEPTADQPLLSREALLAAPREERPRLLSEHLRQLVSRALNVSPTALDADRPLAAFGLDSMHSIELKSALEDGLGVSLPVAVLLDGAGLRQLTLKVLEELDAPTTTLPPLEPVARGTDVALSFAQERLLFLDQLSSGNSAYNIPVSVLLEGRLDLAALRHSLSTILARHEALRARYPWVEGRRVQVIAPPDSVDPFSAPDAVVDLSALPEGKRDAAVDRLTAEEARRTFDLTAGPLVRVRLLRLGAERHHLLLNIHHIVSDGWSMGVLVRELGALYAAFVEGKPSPLPPLQLQYADYAVWQRRWLEAGGLESEASWWKSRLTGAPPLMELPTDRPRPANQSFLGARHHLAFPPTLTAALKALGQAEGATLYMTLLAGFLVTLHERTGREDIVVGTDVANREHAKAQGLIGLFVNQLVLRADLSGNPTFQQLLGRVRELALGAYAHPHLPFDKLVEALRPPRDPRYNPLFQVMFVLENAPLPKLVLPGLSLRILEVDDGGSPFDLSVLLSESAGALGGVLRYSTALFDAVTMARLAESYGAVLSAVTERPHLTLAELRGVISEVERRRQATQAEALKAVRQEKFRNTRRKSEN comes from the coding sequence ATGAGCGACACCAATCCGCTGTTCTCATCTTCGAGCATGACCGAGCTGGCGCTCCGCCGGGCCGCGGAGCACCCGGAGCTTCGCGCCTATACGTTCCTCGTGGATGGAGAAGAAGAGGAGCTCCACTTCACCTACGCGGAGCTGGACCAGCGGGCGCGCACCATCGCCGGCTTCCTCCAGAGCCAGGGCGCACAAGGTGAGCGTGTCCTGCTGCTCTATCCCCCGGGGCTCGACTACGTCGCGGCCTTCGTCGGTTGCCTCTACGCGGGCGCGATTGCCGTACCCGCCTATCCGCCGGACCCGATGCGGCTGTCGCGCACGTTGCCCCGGCTGGAGGCGCTCATCGCGGATGCCGAGGCGCGCTTCGCGCTGACCACCGAGTTCATCCAAGGCATGTCCGGCGCGCTGGGTGAGCAGTCACCCCGGCTGGCCGCGCTCGCGTGGGTCGCCACGGACACGTTGGATGACAGCGCGGCCTCCGCCTGGAAGGCGCCCACCCTGTCTCCAGACTCACCGGCGTTCATCCAGTACACGTCCGGCTCCACGGGGACGCCGCGTGGGGTGATGCTGTCGCACCGCAACCTGCTCCACAACTCGGCGGCGATTCACCGCTGCTTCGAGCACTCCACCGAGAGCAAGGGCGTCATCTGGCTGCCGCCCTACCACGATATGGGGCTCATCGGCGGCGTGCTCCAGCCGCTCGCGGGCGGCTTCCCCGTCGTGCTCATGTCGCCCCTGGACTTCCTGCGCAAGCCCCTGCGCTGGCTCCAAGCCATCTCCCGTCACCGGGGCACCACGAGTGGCGGGCCGAACTTCGCCTTCGACCTCTGCCTGCGCAAGACGACGCCCGAGCAGCGCGCCGCGTTGGACTTGAGCTGCTGGGACGTGGCCTTCAACGGCGCCGAGCCCGTGCGCGCCGACACGATCCACCGCTTCGCCGAGCTGTTCGGCCCGAGCGGCTTCCGCAAGGAGGCGTTCTACCCCTGCTACGGGCTGGCCGAGGGGACGCTCATTGCCTCCGGCGGCCGCAAGTCCGTCCCGCCCATCATCCGCACCTTCGAGCAGGCCGCGCTGCTCAAGGGCGAGGCGGTGGAGGTCTCGAGCGAAGCCCCGCCGAGCGACGAGGCCCATCCCCACGTGGGCTGCGGCGTGAGCGTGCTGGACCAGGAGCTGCTCATCGCCGACCCCGACTCCGGGGTACCCCTGCCGCCGGGCCGCGTGGGTGAAATCTGGGTCACCGGGCAGAGCGTGGCGCAGGGCTACTGGCAGCAGCCGGAGCTGAGCGAGCGCACCTTCCGAGCCCGCCGCGGCGACACCGGCACGGGCGCCTGGCTGCGCACCGGGGATTTGGGGTTCCTGCTCGGCGGAGAGCTGTTCGTCACCGGCCGCATCAAGGACCTCATCATCCTGCGGGGCCGCAACCTTTATCCGCAGGACCTCGAGCGGAGCATCGAGGGGCTCCACCCCGCGCTTCGCCCCGGCTGTTGCGCGGCGTTCTCTGTGGACACGGGCGGCGAGGAGCGACTCGTGCTCGTCCATGAAGTGGACCCGGGCAAGCTGTCCGAGCCCGCGGCGCTGGTCGATGCGCTGCGGCAAGTCCTCGCGCTGAAGCACGAGGTGCATCTGCATGGCGTCGTCCTCATCGCGCCCGGCAGCATCCCCAAGACATCGAGCGGGAAGATTCAGCGCCGCGCGTGCCGCGCCATGTATCTGGCCGGTGAGCTGGAGGTCGTCACCCAGAGCGACGCCACGGAGCACGTGGCCTCCTCGGAGCCCACCGCCGACCAGCCCCTCCTGAGCCGCGAAGCGCTGCTCGCCGCCCCACGCGAGGAGCGTCCCCGGCTGCTCTCCGAGCACCTCCGTCAGCTCGTCTCCCGCGCGCTCAACGTTTCGCCCACCGCGCTCGACGCGGACCGGCCGCTCGCCGCGTTCGGCCTGGACTCGATGCACTCCATCGAGCTCAAGAGCGCCCTGGAAGATGGGCTCGGAGTCAGCCTGCCCGTCGCCGTCCTGCTCGATGGCGCGGGCTTGCGCCAGCTCACCCTGAAGGTGCTGGAGGAGCTCGACGCGCCCACCACCACGCTGCCTCCGCTGGAGCCCGTGGCCCGAGGCACCGACGTCGCGCTCTCGTTCGCGCAGGAGCGGCTGCTCTTCCTGGACCAGCTCTCCTCGGGGAACTCCGCGTACAACATCCCCGTCTCGGTGCTGCTGGAAGGGCGCCTGGACCTCGCGGCGCTCAGGCACAGCCTCTCCACCATCCTGGCGCGACACGAAGCACTCCGCGCCCGCTACCCATGGGTCGAGGGCCGCCGGGTGCAGGTGATTGCGCCACCGGACTCCGTCGACCCCTTCTCCGCGCCGGACGCGGTCGTCGACCTGTCGGCCCTGCCTGAAGGGAAGCGCGATGCGGCCGTCGACAGGCTCACCGCCGAGGAGGCGCGGCGCACGTTCGACCTGACCGCGGGCCCGCTGGTGCGCGTACGGCTGCTGCGGCTGGGCGCGGAGAGGCACCACCTGCTGCTCAACATCCACCACATCGTCTCGGACGGGTGGTCCATGGGTGTGCTCGTCCGGGAGCTGGGCGCGCTCTACGCCGCGTTCGTGGAGGGCAAGCCCTCTCCCCTTCCCCCCTTGCAGCTCCAGTACGCGGATTACGCCGTGTGGCAGCGGCGCTGGTTGGAGGCGGGCGGGCTGGAGTCCGAGGCCTCCTGGTGGAAGTCCCGGCTCACGGGGGCACCGCCGTTGATGGAGCTGCCCACGGACCGCCCGCGGCCCGCGAACCAGAGCTTCCTCGGCGCGCGGCATCACCTGGCGTTCCCGCCCACGCTCACCGCCGCGCTCAAGGCGCTGGGGCAGGCGGAGGGCGCCACGCTCTACATGACGCTGCTCGCGGGGTTCCTCGTCACGCTCCATGAGCGCACGGGCCGCGAGGACATCGTCGTGGGCACGGACGTGGCCAACCGCGAGCACGCGAAGGCCCAGGGGCTCATCGGACTCTTCGTCAACCAACTGGTGCTGCGCGCGGACCTCTCCGGCAACCCCACGTTCCAGCAGCTGCTGGGGCGCGTGCGCGAGCTGGCGCTCGGGGCCTACGCGCATCCGCACCTGCCCTTCGACAAGCTGGTGGAGGCACTGCGGCCTCCGAGAGACCCTCGCTACAACCCGCTGTTCCAGGTGATGTTCGTCCTGGAGAACGCGCCGCTGCCCAAGCTGGTGCTCCCCGGGCTCTCGCTGCGCATCCTGGAGGTCGACGACGGGGGCTCGCCCTTCGACCTGTCCGTCCTCCTCTCCGAGAGCGCGGGAGCGCTCGGCGGGGTGCTGCGCTACAGCACCGCCCTGTTCGACGCCGTCACCATGGCCCGCCTGGCGGAGTCCTACGGGGCCGTGCTGTCGGCGGTGACGGAGCGGCCCCACCTCACCCTCGCGGAGCTTCGCGGCGTCATCTCCGAGGTGGAGCGGCGGCGGCAGGCGACCCAGGCCGAGGCGCTGAAGGCGGTCCGCCAGGAGAAGTTCCGCAACACCCGCCGAAAGTCCGAGAACTGA
- a CDS encoding TauD/TfdA family dioxygenase, whose product MTSAFKKKELPLGKRRQVDTSSEPWVSFEELAPGVSLPRLARPTLPGIDLAEWARAHRPVIEAQLNQAGAILFRGFGIHSPEAMNRLILGISESALPYEERSSPRSQVSGNIYTSTDHPPSERIFLHSEQSYNLAFPRHLYFCCVTPSLEGGETPLADTRRVFERIPAPVRERFLEKGYTYVRNFGSNFGLSWQTAFQTDDPATVEAYCRRHGIEFEWRDGNRLRTRQVRRVAARHPVTGEATWFNHATFFHLSTLPREVGAALLAEFGEENLPNNTYYGDGSPIEPEVMETLRAAYEAEQVSFSWERGDALLVENTLAAHARSSFVGPRLILAGMAALFAWDAMPGVTPAPDAA is encoded by the coding sequence ATGACCAGCGCGTTCAAGAAGAAGGAGCTGCCCCTCGGAAAGAGGCGGCAAGTCGACACGTCTTCCGAGCCGTGGGTGAGCTTCGAGGAGCTGGCGCCCGGCGTCAGCCTGCCCCGGCTCGCCCGGCCCACGCTGCCGGGCATCGACCTGGCCGAGTGGGCTCGCGCCCATCGCCCCGTCATCGAGGCGCAGCTGAACCAGGCCGGCGCCATCTTGTTCCGAGGCTTCGGCATCCACTCCCCGGAGGCGATGAACCGCCTCATCCTGGGCATCTCCGAGTCGGCGCTGCCCTACGAGGAGCGCTCCTCTCCGCGCTCGCAGGTGAGCGGGAACATCTACACGTCCACGGACCATCCGCCCAGCGAGCGCATCTTCCTGCACAGCGAGCAGTCCTACAATCTCGCCTTCCCCAGGCACCTCTACTTCTGCTGCGTGACGCCGTCGTTGGAGGGAGGCGAGACACCGCTGGCCGACACGCGCCGCGTGTTCGAGCGCATCCCCGCGCCGGTTCGCGAGAGGTTCCTGGAGAAGGGCTACACGTACGTCCGCAACTTCGGGAGCAACTTCGGCCTCTCGTGGCAGACGGCGTTCCAGACGGACGACCCCGCCACCGTGGAAGCGTACTGTCGCCGCCACGGCATCGAGTTCGAGTGGCGCGACGGAAATCGGCTCCGCACGCGGCAGGTACGGCGCGTGGCCGCGCGGCACCCCGTCACCGGCGAGGCCACGTGGTTCAACCACGCCACGTTCTTCCACCTCTCGACGCTGCCGCGTGAGGTCGGCGCGGCGCTGCTCGCGGAGTTCGGCGAGGAGAACCTGCCCAACAACACGTACTACGGCGACGGCTCCCCCATCGAGCCGGAGGTGATGGAGACGCTGCGCGCCGCCTACGAGGCGGAGCAGGTGAGCTTCTCCTGGGAACGCGGCGACGCGCTCCTCGTCGAGAACACGCTGGCCGCGCACGCGCGCTCCTCGTTCGTGGGCCCCCGGCTGATTCTCGCGGGGATGGCCGCGCTCTTCGCGTGGGACGCCATGCCCGGTGTGACGCCGGCTCCGGACGCCGCCTAG
- a CDS encoding amino acid adenylation domain-containing protein gives MSSPSGFRLSPQQLRLWSLQKEGPAWAYRARCVLELEGAFDAASLEHSVRDLLGRHEILRTTYHALAGTSTAVQAPGEVPASVLTRHDWSGLSEAERTAKLDALLAPVDGDLSVFARAAALHLATVAPRQHLLVLDLPSLSADSSTLGLVARELAQAVATRAQGGALPPADVQYADVSEVFNEVLESEDTAAGRRHWQERDLSAPLSAALPTRQSTPGAPPFQPRRSHVTLSASTRSAVEAAAARLDVSVPAFLLAAWQTLLGRLSGRSEWTVAVRYEGRTYEGLADAAGQFERFVPLPVDFTERSRFGDFARSVSLSLQEGVEWQEYFDASQALQGQDGKLRHFPFAFEHLAWPTEIHEGGLTIRVRAMESRTERFELKLAAVERGEHLELQIHHDASAYTDAEATRLLERLETLLGAASSASAVEDTLDALPLLGERELRQLEGFNHTERPRPPARCIHELLDEQAQRTPDAVAVIFEDQRLTFAELCARANQLARHLRRVGVGPETRVGLLLERSVDAMVGLFGILKAGAAYVPMDAMYPRERLASILKQSDAPFLVTRTPLGALLPEGLTRLVRLDADADAIAREPDTAPEPLVGPDHLAYVLFTSGSTGRPKGVMIQHRSVVNLAAALQEAVYGNRAPGLRVSVNAPLVFDASVKQWIQLLHGHTLHIIPEEVRPDAGRLCEYVRTHRLDVLDCTPSLLVPLVAKGLGSDPESSPSLVLVGGEAIDARTWTELARRERTRFVNVYGPTECTVDATACAAHESLEPTIGGPLGNMRVHLLDRHQRPVPVGAVGELFIGGAGVGRGYASAPELTAERFVPDPFGAPGARLYRTGDLGRFREDGRVDFLGRADHQVKLRGFRIELGEIESLMRVHPEVGEGVVVVRETAAGDAHLAGYFVPRRGLPPGAQNAGRELATQLRGFLREMLPEYMVPSALVPLDRMPLTRNGKLDRAALPDPKVVLADAAPYVAPDSGVETTIADIWREALKVDRVGLHSNFFDLGGHSLLMVQVHEKLSAAFGRRLSMVELFQHPTVASLSKYLQQTQQPEADGRSREVQDERARKQRQAMQQQAQAIKAGRVKR, from the coding sequence GTGTCATCGCCTTCCGGCTTCCGGCTCTCGCCGCAACAACTCCGTCTGTGGTCTCTCCAGAAGGAAGGACCCGCCTGGGCCTACCGCGCCCGCTGCGTCCTCGAGCTCGAGGGTGCGTTCGACGCGGCGAGCCTCGAGCACTCCGTGCGAGACCTCCTGGGCCGCCATGAAATCCTGAGGACCACGTACCACGCGCTGGCGGGAACGAGCACCGCCGTCCAGGCACCGGGAGAGGTCCCCGCGTCCGTCCTCACCCGGCATGACTGGAGCGGACTCTCCGAAGCGGAGCGGACCGCGAAGCTCGACGCGCTCCTCGCGCCCGTGGACGGGGACCTCTCCGTGTTCGCGCGGGCCGCGGCGCTCCACCTCGCCACCGTCGCGCCTCGCCAGCACCTGCTCGTGCTGGACCTTCCCTCGCTCTCCGCGGACTCGAGCACCTTGGGGCTCGTGGCGCGGGAGCTGGCCCAGGCCGTCGCCACCCGTGCCCAGGGCGGCGCGCTGCCCCCGGCCGACGTGCAGTACGCGGACGTCTCCGAGGTCTTCAACGAGGTCCTCGAGTCCGAGGACACCGCGGCGGGACGGCGGCACTGGCAGGAGCGGGACCTCTCGGCCCCACTCTCCGCGGCGTTGCCCACGCGTCAGTCCACGCCCGGCGCGCCCCCCTTCCAGCCCCGGCGCTCACACGTCACCCTCTCCGCCTCCACGCGGAGCGCCGTGGAGGCCGCGGCGGCGCGCCTCGACGTGTCCGTCCCGGCCTTCCTCCTCGCCGCCTGGCAGACGCTGCTGGGCCGCCTCTCCGGCCGCTCGGAGTGGACGGTGGCGGTCCGGTACGAGGGCCGCACATACGAAGGACTCGCCGATGCGGCGGGACAGTTCGAACGCTTCGTTCCTCTCCCGGTCGATTTCACGGAGCGCTCACGCTTCGGAGACTTCGCGCGGAGCGTCTCCCTCTCCCTCCAGGAAGGCGTCGAGTGGCAGGAGTACTTCGACGCCTCGCAGGCACTGCAGGGGCAGGACGGCAAGCTCCGTCACTTCCCCTTCGCCTTCGAGCACCTCGCGTGGCCGACGGAGATTCACGAGGGTGGGCTCACCATCCGCGTCCGCGCGATGGAGTCCCGCACGGAGCGCTTCGAACTGAAGCTGGCCGCCGTTGAGCGCGGCGAGCACCTCGAACTTCAGATCCACCACGACGCGAGCGCGTACACGGACGCGGAGGCCACCAGGCTCCTGGAGCGGTTGGAGACGCTCCTGGGCGCCGCATCCTCCGCCTCCGCCGTGGAGGACACGTTGGACGCGCTGCCCCTCCTCGGTGAGCGCGAGCTGCGGCAGCTCGAGGGCTTCAATCACACGGAGCGCCCGCGTCCTCCCGCCCGGTGCATCCACGAGCTGCTGGATGAACAGGCGCAGCGGACTCCCGACGCGGTGGCAGTCATCTTCGAGGACCAGCGCCTCACGTTCGCCGAGCTGTGCGCGAGGGCCAACCAACTCGCCCGGCACCTGCGCCGCGTCGGAGTGGGGCCGGAGACCCGCGTGGGGCTGCTGCTCGAGCGCTCCGTGGACGCGATGGTGGGCCTCTTCGGCATCCTCAAGGCCGGCGCCGCCTACGTGCCCATGGACGCGATGTATCCGCGCGAGCGCCTCGCCTCCATCCTCAAGCAATCCGATGCCCCCTTCCTGGTGACGCGCACCCCGCTCGGCGCGCTGCTGCCGGAGGGGCTCACCCGGTTGGTCCGGCTCGACGCCGACGCCGACGCCATCGCGCGTGAGCCGGACACGGCGCCGGAGCCGCTCGTGGGTCCGGACCACCTGGCCTACGTCCTCTTCACCTCCGGCTCCACGGGCCGCCCCAAGGGCGTGATGATTCAGCACCGCTCGGTGGTGAACCTGGCCGCGGCCCTCCAGGAGGCGGTCTACGGGAACCGAGCCCCTGGCCTCCGCGTGAGCGTCAACGCGCCGCTCGTGTTCGACGCCTCGGTGAAGCAGTGGATTCAACTCCTCCACGGCCACACGCTCCACATCATCCCGGAGGAGGTGCGCCCCGACGCGGGACGGCTGTGCGAGTACGTCCGCACGCACCGCCTGGACGTGCTGGACTGCACGCCCTCGCTCCTCGTCCCCCTCGTGGCGAAGGGCCTGGGCAGCGACCCGGAGAGCTCACCCTCACTGGTGCTGGTGGGGGGCGAGGCCATCGACGCGCGCACCTGGACGGAGCTGGCGCGGCGCGAGCGCACGCGCTTCGTCAACGTGTACGGCCCCACCGAATGCACGGTGGACGCGACGGCCTGCGCGGCCCACGAGTCGCTGGAGCCCACCATCGGCGGCCCGCTGGGAAACATGCGGGTGCACCTGTTGGACCGGCACCAGCGGCCGGTGCCCGTGGGCGCGGTGGGAGAGCTCTTCATCGGAGGAGCGGGCGTGGGCCGTGGCTATGCGAGCGCGCCGGAGCTGACGGCGGAGCGCTTCGTGCCGGACCCCTTCGGAGCTCCAGGCGCGCGGCTCTACCGCACGGGAGACCTGGGCCGCTTCCGCGAGGACGGCCGCGTCGACTTCCTGGGCCGCGCCGACCATCAGGTGAAGCTGCGCGGCTTCCGCATCGAGCTGGGCGAGATTGAATCGCTCATGCGGGTCCACCCCGAGGTCGGTGAGGGCGTGGTGGTGGTGCGCGAGACGGCGGCCGGCGACGCCCATCTGGCCGGTTACTTCGTACCTCGGCGCGGACTGCCCCCAGGCGCGCAGAACGCGGGCCGGGAGCTGGCCACCCAGCTCCGGGGCTTCCTGCGCGAGATGCTTCCCGAGTACATGGTGCCCTCCGCGCTCGTGCCGCTGGACCGGATGCCGCTCACGCGCAACGGCAAGCTGGACCGCGCGGCCCTGCCGGACCCGAAGGTGGTCCTCGCGGACGCGGCGCCCTACGTCGCCCCCGACAGCGGCGTGGAGACGACCATCGCGGACATCTGGCGCGAGGCGCTCAAGGTCGACCGCGTCGGACTGCACAGCAACTTCTTCGACCTCGGGGGGCACTCGCTCCTCATGGTCCAGGTCCACGAGAAGCTCTCGGCGGCGTTCGGACGGAGGCTCTCCATGGTGGAGCTCTTCCAGCACCCCACCGTCGCGTCGCTCTCGAAATACCTCCAGCAGACACAGCAGCCGGAAGCGGATGGACGCTCGCGTGAAGTCCAGGACGAGCGGGCCCGCAAGCAGCGTCAGGCGATGCAGCAACAGGCACAGGCCATCAAGGCAGGACGGGTGAAGCGATGA